The following are encoded together in the Salvia hispanica cultivar TCC Black 2014 chromosome 6, UniMelb_Shisp_WGS_1.0, whole genome shotgun sequence genome:
- the LOC125192329 gene encoding polyadenylate-binding protein 8-like, which translates to MRPVAMPPSMTPRMPMYAPGAPGMGQQLFYGQAPAIIPPQAGFGYQQQLVPGLRPGGAPVPYSFVPLVQQGQQGQRPGGRRGGPGQQNQQPVPMMQQQMIPRARMYRYPAGRNVPDAPIPGVAGGVLPVPYDMAGILPRDAAIPQPIPISALASSLANATPEQQRTMLGENLYPLVDQLEHEHAAKVTGMLLEMDKTEVLHLLESPDALKSKVSEAMDVLRNVQQAGSPADQLVLLSLNDNLVS; encoded by the exons ATGAGGCCTGTAGCAATGCCACCTTCTATGACTCCTCGTATGCCTATGTATGCTCCTGGTGCACCTGGTATGGGGCAGCAGCTATTTTATGGGCAAGCCCCTGCTATTATTCCTCCTCAG GCTGGCTTTGGTTATCAGCAGCAGCTTGTTCCTGGACTACGTCCTGGGGGTGCTCCCGTGCCATATTCCTTTGTGCCACTAGTCCAACAGGGTCAGCAGGGCCAACGACCAGGTGGGAGACGAGGAGGTCCAGGGCAACAAAATCAGCAACCTGTGCCAATGATGCAACAGCAG ATGATACCAAGGGCAAGGATGTATAGGTACCCTGCTGGTCGTAATGTGCCAGATGCACCCATTCCTGGTGTTGCTGGTGGAGTGCTTCCTGTTCCATATGACATGGCTGGCATACTTCCTCGCGATGCTGCTATTCCACAGCCTATACCAATTTCTGCTTTGGCTTCTTCCCTTGCAAATGCAACACCTGAACAACAGAGGACG ATGTTGGGTGAGAACTTGTACCCACTTGTTGATCAACTTGAGCACGAGCATGCTGCGAAGGTTACAGGGATGCTTCTGGAGATGGACAAGACCGAGGTTCTTCATTTGCTTGAGTCGCCTGATGCTTTGAAATCAAAGGTCTCCGAGGCAATGGATGTCCTGAGGAATGTTCAGCAGGCTGGCAGCCCTGCCGACCAACTTGTTTTATTGTCGCTCAACGACAACCTTGTTTCTTGA